In Podospora pseudoanserina strain CBS 124.78 chromosome 5, whole genome shotgun sequence, a single window of DNA contains:
- a CDS encoding hypothetical protein (EggNog:ENOG503P9DD), producing the protein MHLIRTLFLASSLSLAHASVLPSTPKPGIRALSKRAEPNTGEDFPEDEEPVPNRLNKVETAFKDAIELTSAVLSFIETDETIYPHYFDPADREEITRIFRDLNNDGEGHDMLGNFLVQTTDLDNACGDRGLAYSGDYNTEQPFIVVCPRAFNKKAIGDLEGKDRGDEDARDFYAACAEDGGDIADNVSFHFNTLGMTLLHEYLHYDLMIQSSFGSIVDNPDDKPGYGPVAVYDRLPKDLARVNADSYAYYAAEVYWSLICQKEFQGPREGIDDADPDCGEQTCET; encoded by the exons ATGCACCTCATCCGCACCCTCTTTCTGGCTTCAAGCCTGTCCCTGGCGCACGCCAGCGTCCtaccctccacccccaagccCGGCATCAGAGCCCTCTCCAAGCGGGCTGAGCCCAACACAGGAGAAGACTTCcccgaagacgaagagcCCGTCCCCAACCGTCTCAACAAAGTCGAAACCGCCTTCAAAGACGCCATCGAGTTGACCTCTGCCGTCTTGTCCTTCATTGAAACCGACGAGACAATCTATCCCCACTACTTTGACCCGGCAGACCGTGAGGAAATTACCCGAATCTTCAGAGACCTTAACAATGACGGCGAAGGTCATGACATGCTGGGGAACTTCCTCGTGCAAACTACCGATCTTGACAATGCCTGCGGTGATCGTGGACTGGCGTACTCGGGTGATTACAATACTGAGCAGCCTTTTATCGTGGTTTGCCCTCGTGCTTTCAACAAGAAGGCTATTGGTGATCTTGAGGGGAAAGACcgtggggatgaggatgcgaGGGACTTCTATGCTGCTTGTgctgaggatgggggggatatTGCGGATAATGTCAGCTTT CATTTTAACACCCTCGGAATGACACTCCTCCATGAGTACCTCCACTATGACCTCATGATCCAGTCTTCCTTCGGATCTATTGTTGACAATCCTGATGATAAACCTGGCTATGGCCCGGTTGCCGTTTATGATCGGTTGCCGAAAGACTTGGCTCGGGTCAATGCTGACAGTTACGCGTATTATGCTGCG GAGGTGTATTGGTCTCTGATCTGCCAGAAAGAG